Proteins found in one Acinetobacter sp. XH1741 genomic segment:
- a CDS encoding LysR substrate-binding domain-containing protein — MRRSIPSIQGLICFESAAKHLSYTYAAQELCITQSAVSRQIQQLEDFLGVELFIRTRHGVELTIAGQQYFKSIKPYLLGLEKCTADVISHKGLGGTLKLGVVPTFATRWLLPKLHLLNQKHPEITVHLETSTKPFLFNDNIFDAAIFAGTQQQIDHWPGIQAHYLMDEEIVPVCSPRLIEKYFPDADMINENTYDLSSEDLLKIPLLQQTTRSSIWQEWFLTHHMQHPKPFDGQRHELFSMLAVAASHDMGMALIPQMLIESELQKKELVIVSNKKLKGSRKYYLIHSSQDITPTIQKFVEWIYQELEQLKSNTN; from the coding sequence ATGCGAAGAAGCATCCCGTCCATTCAGGGCCTGATTTGCTTTGAAAGTGCAGCAAAACATCTAAGTTATACCTATGCTGCGCAAGAGTTATGTATTACCCAAAGTGCAGTATCTCGCCAAATTCAACAGTTAGAAGATTTCTTGGGCGTTGAACTCTTTATACGTACTCGGCATGGCGTTGAACTGACCATTGCAGGACAACAATATTTTAAAAGTATTAAGCCCTACCTATTAGGTCTAGAGAAATGTACAGCCGATGTGATTTCTCATAAGGGTTTAGGTGGAACATTAAAGTTAGGTGTGGTTCCTACCTTTGCAACGCGATGGTTATTACCCAAACTTCATCTTTTAAATCAAAAACACCCTGAAATTACGGTTCACTTAGAAACCAGTACCAAGCCTTTTTTATTTAATGACAATATTTTTGATGCTGCGATTTTTGCAGGTACACAGCAGCAAATTGACCACTGGCCTGGTATACAAGCGCATTATTTAATGGATGAAGAAATTGTACCTGTATGCTCACCAAGACTGATTGAAAAGTATTTTCCAGATGCAGACATGATCAATGAAAATACCTATGATCTAAGCTCTGAAGATTTGCTAAAAATTCCCCTGCTACAACAAACCACTCGATCTAGCATTTGGCAAGAATGGTTTCTAACCCATCACATGCAGCACCCAAAACCTTTTGATGGACAACGCCATGAGCTATTTTCAATGCTTGCGGTTGCTGCCAGCCATGACATGGGAATGGCTCTAATTCCACAAATGTTGATTGAATCTGAACTACAAAAAAAAGAACTGGTGATTGTTTCTAATAAAAAACTAAAAGGCAGCCGAAAGTATTACCTCATCCATTCGAGCCAAGACATAACCCCAACCATTCAAAAATTTGTTGAGTGGATTTACCAAGAACTAGAACAACTAAAAAGCAATACAAATTAG
- a CDS encoding acyl-CoA dehydrogenase, whose product MNHMVTTKKAKVQFNWQDPFLIEQQLSPDERMIRDAAHAYCQERLQPRVLEQFRHEKTDPSIFREMGELGLLGPTIPEQYGGAGLNYVSYGLVAREIEYVDSGYRSMASVQSSLVMVPIHEFGTEEQKQKYLPKLATGEYIGCFGLTEPDHGSDPGSMITRAKKVDGGYRLSGAKMWITNSPIADVFVVWAKEVSAEGNVGDIRGFILEKGWEGLSAPAIHGKVGLRASITGEIVMDNVFVPEENAFPEIRGLKGPFTCLNSARYGIAWGAMGAAEFCWHTAHQYTMDRKQFGRPLAANQLIQKKLADMQTEIALGLQAALRFGRMKDEGIASVEGTSLIKRNNCGKALDIARMARDMMGGNGISDEFGVARHLVNLEVVNTYEGTHDVHALILGRAQTGIAAFSN is encoded by the coding sequence ATGAATCACATGGTGACAACAAAAAAAGCAAAGGTTCAATTTAACTGGCAAGACCCATTTTTAATTGAGCAACAGCTTAGCCCAGATGAGCGCATGATTCGTGATGCGGCTCATGCCTATTGCCAAGAACGCCTGCAACCCCGTGTACTTGAACAATTCCGTCATGAAAAAACAGATCCATCTATTTTTCGTGAAATGGGAGAGCTTGGCTTACTGGGCCCAACCATCCCTGAGCAATATGGCGGCGCGGGTTTGAACTATGTGAGTTACGGTTTGGTTGCACGTGAAATTGAATATGTGGACTCGGGCTACCGCTCTATGGCGAGTGTGCAAAGTTCATTGGTGATGGTTCCGATTCATGAATTTGGTACCGAAGAGCAAAAGCAAAAGTACTTACCTAAATTAGCTACGGGTGAATACATAGGTTGTTTTGGTTTGACTGAACCTGACCATGGTTCAGACCCGGGCAGTATGATTACCCGTGCTAAAAAAGTTGACGGTGGTTACCGTTTAAGTGGCGCAAAAATGTGGATTACCAACAGTCCAATTGCCGATGTATTTGTAGTTTGGGCAAAAGAAGTTTCTGCTGAAGGTAATGTAGGTGACATTCGAGGCTTTATTTTAGAAAAGGGTTGGGAAGGCCTATCTGCACCAGCAATTCATGGCAAGGTCGGTTTACGCGCATCGATTACAGGTGAAATTGTGATGGATAACGTATTTGTACCTGAAGAGAATGCATTCCCTGAAATTCGTGGTTTGAAAGGTCCATTTACCTGTCTAAATAGTGCCCGTTATGGCATTGCGTGGGGTGCAATGGGGGCTGCTGAGTTCTGCTGGCATACTGCCCATCAATACACTATGGACCGTAAACAATTTGGTCGTCCGTTAGCTGCAAATCAATTGATTCAAAAGAAACTGGCAGATATGCAAACTGAAATTGCATTAGGCTTGCAGGCAGCATTACGTTTTGGCCGAATGAAAGATGAAGGCATTGCGTCAGTTGAAGGCACATCTTTGATTAAGCGTAACAACTGTGGAAAGGCGCTTGATATTGCTCGTATGGCACGTGACATGATGGGTGGAAATGGCATTAGTGACGAGTTTGGCGTGGCACGTCATTTGGTCAATCTTGAAGTTGTGAACACCTATGAAGGCACACATGACGTTCATGCCTTGATTTTAGGCCGTGCACAAACAGGTATCGCGGCATTTAGTAACTAA
- a CDS encoding MFS transporter, with amino-acid sequence MNNDVQVISKELKITFPSNLGTYERIGPNTWKWALLFAYFAMVVDGIDIMLLSYSLTSLKAEFGLSTFQAGALGSASLAGMGIGGILGGWACDKFGRVRTIANSVTFFSVATCLLGFTQSFEQFMALRFIGALGIGALYMACNTLMAEYVPTTYRTTVLGTLQTGQTVGYIAATLLAGAIIPDHGWRVLFFLTVVPAFINIFLQRFVPEPKSWQLTKIESLQGNRQPKEMVVAEKPKSGSIYKQIFNNFKHRKMFLLWMTTAFFLQFGYYGINNWMPSYLETEVHMNFKNLTSYMVGSYTAMILGKILAGYLADKFNRRAVFVFGTIASAVFLPIIIFFNTPDNILYLLITFGFLYGIPYGVNATYMAESFSTDVRGTAIGGAYNIGRVGAAIAPATIGFLASGGTFAMAFIVMGAAYFVAGVLPGLFIKDRQYDPQKQS; translated from the coding sequence ATGAACAATGACGTTCAAGTAATATCGAAAGAGTTAAAAATTACATTTCCAAGTAACCTTGGAACATATGAAAGAATTGGACCAAATACATGGAAATGGGCGTTGTTATTTGCCTATTTTGCGATGGTGGTCGATGGCATTGATATTATGCTGCTGTCTTATAGCTTGACTAGTTTAAAGGCAGAGTTTGGTTTAAGTACCTTTCAAGCAGGTGCCTTAGGTAGTGCTTCTTTGGCGGGTATGGGTATTGGCGGTATTTTGGGTGGTTGGGCATGTGACAAGTTTGGTCGTGTAAGAACCATTGCTAACTCGGTAACCTTCTTTTCTGTAGCGACCTGTTTATTGGGCTTTACGCAAAGCTTCGAGCAATTTATGGCTTTACGTTTCATAGGTGCTTTGGGAATCGGAGCACTCTATATGGCCTGTAATACCTTAATGGCTGAATATGTGCCCACTACTTACCGTACAACAGTCTTGGGCACGTTACAGACGGGGCAAACCGTAGGTTATATTGCAGCGACACTCTTAGCTGGTGCGATTATTCCAGATCATGGCTGGCGCGTTTTGTTCTTCCTGACCGTAGTACCTGCGTTTATTAATATTTTCCTGCAACGATTTGTACCTGAGCCAAAATCTTGGCAGCTCACCAAAATTGAAAGCTTGCAAGGCAATAGACAACCTAAAGAAATGGTGGTGGCTGAAAAGCCGAAAAGTGGCAGTATTTATAAGCAAATTTTTAATAACTTTAAGCACCGCAAAATGTTTTTGTTGTGGATGACCACAGCATTCTTCTTGCAGTTTGGTTATTACGGTATTAACAACTGGATGCCAAGTTATTTGGAAACAGAAGTGCATATGAACTTTAAAAACTTAACCAGTTATATGGTGGGTTCATATACAGCAATGATTCTAGGCAAAATTTTAGCAGGTTATCTTGCCGACAAATTTAACCGCCGTGCTGTTTTTGTGTTTGGAACAATTGCGAGCGCCGTGTTTTTACCAATCATTATTTTCTTCAATACCCCTGACAATATTTTGTATTTATTGATCACTTTTGGCTTCTTATATGGCATTCCATACGGTGTGAACGCGACCTATATGGCTGAAAGTTTTTCAACGGATGTGCGCGGAACAGCGATTGGCGGTGCCTATAACATTGGTCGTGTCGGGGCTGCGATTGCACCAGCCACCATTGGTTTCTTGGCATCGGGCGGTACATTTGCTATGGCCTTTATTGTGATGGGCGCTGCGTATTTTGTTGCGGGTGTATTGCCAGGCTTATTTATTAAAGATCGTCAGTACGATCCGCAAAAACAATCATAA
- a CDS encoding CaiB/BaiF CoA-transferase family protein, with translation MGALQGIRVLDLSRVLAGPWCGQILADLGAEVIKIERPRVGDDTRMWGPPWMLDQDGNMTRESGYFQCTNRNKYSVAVDITTPEGQTLIYEIAKTADVVIENYKTGSLAKYGLDYASLSELNPNIVYCSITGFGQDGPRAEEPGYDFIIQGMSGLMSITGEPDDVAGGGAQKVGVAVVDIQTGLYSTIAIQAALIARSHTGRGQYIDMSLLDVQVAALANQGMNYLASGKAPQRMGNQHPSIVPYQTFKAKDKEFIIACGNDKQFKDLCVAIGYPELLENEKFVRNQDRVKYRDELIPLLSEHFLQKNAKEWVDMIHALKVPVGVINSIEDALAEPQIVHRNLVVNIPHHLNENFQTIGSPIKLSDTPVEYHHAPPELGEHTAQILSRFKTAEELAALKEKGIIDGKIA, from the coding sequence ATGGGTGCATTACAAGGAATTCGGGTTTTAGATTTAAGTCGTGTGCTTGCAGGGCCTTGGTGTGGGCAAATCTTGGCAGACCTTGGCGCGGAAGTGATTAAGATTGAACGCCCTCGAGTCGGTGATGACACTCGTATGTGGGGGCCACCATGGATGCTCGATCAAGATGGAAACATGACCCGTGAATCTGGTTATTTTCAGTGTACCAACCGCAATAAATATTCGGTTGCGGTGGATATTACCACGCCAGAAGGTCAGACCTTAATTTATGAAATTGCCAAGACTGCCGACGTGGTAATTGAAAATTATAAAACAGGGTCTTTGGCTAAATATGGTTTGGACTATGCGTCATTAAGTGAGTTAAACCCAAATATTGTGTATTGTTCCATTACTGGATTTGGGCAAGATGGCCCACGTGCAGAAGAACCCGGCTATGATTTTATTATTCAAGGCATGTCTGGCTTAATGAGCATTACAGGCGAGCCTGATGATGTGGCAGGCGGTGGTGCACAAAAAGTTGGCGTGGCTGTTGTAGATATTCAAACTGGTTTATATTCAACCATTGCCATTCAAGCGGCCTTGATTGCACGTTCGCACACAGGGCGTGGTCAGTATATTGATATGTCACTCCTTGATGTACAGGTCGCGGCACTGGCAAATCAGGGAATGAACTATTTAGCTTCGGGTAAAGCGCCACAACGCATGGGTAATCAACACCCGAGTATTGTGCCGTATCAAACTTTTAAGGCCAAAGATAAAGAATTTATTATTGCGTGTGGTAACGATAAACAGTTTAAAGATTTGTGCGTTGCGATTGGTTATCCAGAGTTACTCGAAAATGAAAAGTTTGTGCGTAATCAAGATCGCGTAAAATATCGAGATGAACTGATTCCTTTATTGTCCGAACACTTTTTGCAAAAAAATGCCAAAGAATGGGTCGACATGATTCATGCTTTAAAAGTACCCGTAGGTGTTATCAATTCTATTGAAGATGCTTTGGCTGAACCACAAATCGTCCATCGTAATTTGGTGGTGAATATTCCTCATCATTTAAATGAAAACTTTCAAACCATAGGCTCACCAATCAAGCTGTCTGATACTCCAGTTGAATATCATCATGCACCGCCAGAGCTAGGTGAACATACCGCTCAAATCTTATCGAGATTTAAAACAGCAGAAGAACTGGCTGCGTTAAAAGAGAAAGGCATTATTGATGGAAAAATTGCTTAA
- a CDS encoding VOC family protein encodes MEVDHIFICVQSGAPEAETLKKFGLTEGSSNKHPGQGTENRRFFFKNSFIELIFLNNPEEASSDLTKPTLLFERLSTQNNIASPFGICFRPKNKDDNGAKFPNWVYKPSYLPASLEVNVAKDSVVSEPMWFFLSFASRPDLAVKEKQQPLVHSKDLSEITSIKVSIPNLEQHPTSLLFNTLDSFEVTDGSEHLMEISFDHEPQGMIHDFRPELPLIFKY; translated from the coding sequence ATGGAAGTAGACCATATTTTTATTTGTGTACAATCAGGCGCTCCAGAAGCTGAAACTTTAAAAAAATTCGGTCTAACAGAAGGTTCATCCAATAAGCACCCGGGTCAAGGTACAGAAAACAGACGCTTTTTCTTTAAAAATAGCTTTATCGAATTAATCTTTTTAAATAACCCAGAAGAAGCCTCAAGCGATCTCACCAAACCTACTCTGCTTTTTGAGCGACTAAGTACTCAAAATAATATCGCGTCCCCTTTTGGTATTTGTTTTCGCCCTAAAAATAAAGATGATAATGGCGCAAAATTTCCTAATTGGGTTTACAAGCCAAGCTATTTACCAGCCAGCTTAGAAGTAAATGTTGCCAAAGATTCTGTGGTATCTGAACCGATGTGGTTCTTCCTTTCATTTGCTTCACGACCAGACCTTGCCGTAAAAGAAAAACAACAGCCACTTGTGCATAGCAAAGATTTATCAGAAATTACCTCAATTAAGGTTTCTATTCCAAATCTCGAACAGCACCCTACTTCATTACTGTTCAATACGCTTGATAGTTTTGAAGTGACCGATGGATCGGAGCATTTAATGGAAATTAGTTTTGATCATGAACCTCAAGGAATGATTCATGATTTCAGACCAGAGCTACCGCTTATTTTTAAATATTAA
- a CDS encoding TetR/AcrR family transcriptional regulator has product MSKSALKILDTAEKLFNENSFVGVGVDLIRDESGCSKTTMYTYYKNKNQLVKSVLVARDERFKQSLLGYVGDATGLEAINKILDWHTNWFRQDFFKGCLFVRAVAESNQDDQDIISISKAHKQWIKVLIAQNCNIPNGEALSELIYTVIEGLISRFLVDGFDETLAINMKNSINQLFNIHQH; this is encoded by the coding sequence ATGTCTAAATCTGCCTTAAAAATATTAGATACAGCCGAGAAGTTATTTAATGAAAATAGTTTTGTCGGGGTGGGTGTTGACCTGATTCGCGATGAATCTGGCTGCTCTAAAACCACTATGTACACGTACTATAAAAATAAAAATCAACTGGTTAAGTCTGTGCTAGTGGCACGTGATGAACGGTTTAAGCAAAGCCTTTTAGGCTATGTGGGAGATGCAACAGGGTTAGAGGCCATCAATAAAATTCTGGATTGGCACACCAATTGGTTTAGGCAAGATTTTTTTAAAGGCTGTTTATTTGTAAGAGCGGTCGCTGAATCTAACCAAGATGATCAAGACATTATTTCTATTTCTAAAGCCCATAAACAATGGATTAAAGTATTGATTGCGCAAAACTGCAATATACCGAATGGTGAAGCTTTATCTGAGCTGATCTATACGGTGATTGAAGGCTTAATTAGCCGCTTTTTAGTCGATGGTTTCGATGAAACACTTGCGATAAACATGAAAAATTCTATTAATCAATTATTTAATATTCATCAACATTAG
- a CDS encoding HPP family protein, which translates to MFSIFYGKEKLAPSPTKVDILRSLIGGTLSIFILLWLSKLTHNIFIMAPFGATCVLLYTVSQSPLAQPRNIIFGHLISAFVGLFFLKFVGVSIFTIAFSVGCAIALMQVFKCVHPPAGANPLVILLTASSIHYEWSFLIFPVLVGAVSLVLVAMLINNIKASTKWLMYGLGILNSKK; encoded by the coding sequence ATGTTCTCTATCTTTTATGGCAAAGAAAAACTGGCCCCATCGCCCACTAAAGTTGATATTTTAAGAAGCCTTATTGGAGGTACACTCAGTATTTTTATACTTTTGTGGTTGAGTAAGCTCACACACAATATCTTTATCATGGCGCCGTTTGGTGCAACCTGTGTGTTGCTCTATACCGTGTCACAGTCACCTTTGGCTCAGCCGAGAAATATTATATTTGGGCATCTTATTTCGGCTTTTGTGGGTTTGTTTTTTCTAAAATTTGTCGGTGTTTCTATTTTTACAATTGCTTTTTCAGTGGGCTGTGCCATTGCACTCATGCAAGTATTTAAGTGCGTTCATCCACCTGCTGGGGCCAATCCTTTGGTTATTTTGTTGACTGCGAGCAGCATACATTACGAGTGGAGTTTCTTAATTTTCCCTGTTTTAGTTGGTGCAGTGTCTTTGGTTTTGGTAGCGATGCTAATCAATAATATTAAAGCGAGTACGAAGTGGCTGATGTATGGCTTGGGAATTTTAAATAGTAAAAAGTAG
- the tcuB gene encoding tricarballylate utilization 4Fe-4S protein TcuB, with the protein MNASTKALIPVVQLSDHEQEVQRALQICNACRYCESFCAVFAAMTKRLEFNQADIHYLANLCHNCGACLHACQYAPPHEFGVNIPKAMAQVRLETYQEFATPQPLGRLYKSVGIPFVSALSAIFFLCMLAVVWYKGTDLFAGYQGNFYAIFPHNFLALLFGATFTVAIVLLGIGISKFWRQTSKVIHGKVEKPDLIQASQNVLTLKYLDGGHGKGCNEQDDRYTQIRRVFHHLTFYGFMLCFAATGVATLYHYFLNLHAPYPIFSLPVILGTLGGLGLVIGPSGLLYLNLKRHPLHGDREQKPVDRGFIFLLILVSASGLALMAFRNSPYMALLLIFHLATVMTFFITMPFGKFAHGFYRSASLLKFAIEERISKKS; encoded by the coding sequence ATGAATGCTAGTACTAAAGCCCTAATTCCAGTTGTTCAGCTCTCTGACCATGAGCAGGAAGTTCAAAGAGCACTACAAATTTGTAATGCTTGTCGCTACTGTGAGTCATTTTGTGCTGTATTTGCGGCGATGACCAAGCGCCTTGAGTTTAATCAAGCTGATATTCATTACCTCGCAAACCTGTGCCATAACTGTGGTGCATGTTTACACGCTTGCCAATATGCCCCGCCGCATGAGTTTGGTGTAAACATTCCAAAAGCGATGGCACAAGTACGTTTAGAAACTTACCAAGAGTTTGCGACCCCTCAGCCTTTAGGCCGACTTTATAAGTCTGTCGGGATTCCTTTTGTCTCAGCATTATCAGCTATTTTCTTTTTATGCATGTTGGCTGTGGTGTGGTACAAAGGCACCGACCTGTTTGCAGGCTATCAAGGTAATTTCTATGCGATTTTCCCGCATAACTTTTTAGCTCTACTTTTTGGAGCGACCTTTACAGTTGCCATTGTTTTGCTCGGTATTGGGATTAGCAAATTCTGGCGACAAACCTCTAAAGTCATTCATGGCAAAGTTGAGAAACCCGACCTTATTCAAGCCTCTCAAAATGTTTTAACACTTAAATATTTAGATGGTGGGCATGGTAAAGGCTGTAATGAACAAGATGACCGTTACACACAAATCCGCCGCGTGTTCCATCACCTCACCTTTTATGGCTTTATGCTCTGCTTTGCAGCCACAGGTGTAGCGACTTTATATCACTATTTCCTTAACCTGCATGCGCCTTACCCTATCTTTAGCTTACCTGTTATTTTGGGTACGTTGGGTGGGCTTGGCTTAGTGATTGGACCATCTGGCTTGCTTTATTTAAACCTTAAACGCCACCCATTACATGGTGACCGTGAGCAAAAACCTGTAGATCGAGGCTTTATTTTCCTTTTAATTTTAGTCAGTGCTTCAGGCTTAGCTCTTATGGCATTTCGTAATTCTCCATACATGGCACTTTTACTGATTTTCCATTTAGCTACGGTCATGACATTCTTTATAACCATGCCATTTGGAAAGTTCGCACATGGTTTTTACCGCAGTGCTTCTTTACTCAAATTTGCCATCGAAGAACGTATTTCCAAGAAGTCATAA
- the tcuA gene encoding FAD-dependent tricarballylate dehydrogenase TcuA — translation MHDVIVIGGGNAALCAALTAKESGASVLVIEAAPKEWRGGNSQHTRNLRCMHDAPQDVLVDAYPEEEYWQDLLKVTAGKTNEHLARLVIRSTATCRDWMRKHGVNFQPPLSGALHVARTNAFFMGGGKALINAYYRSAQELGIEILYNTKIKDLKLNQGHFEAAIAEDGRVFKAKSCVLAAGGFESNLEWLREAWGQNENGEWPADNFIIRGTRFNQGNLLKFMIDQGADIIGDPSQSHCVAVDARAPLYDGGICTRIDCVSLGIVVNNKAERFYDEGEDFWPKRYAIWGRLVAKQPQQIAYSIIDSKAIGRFMPPVFAGVKANSIQELAEKIGLDAKTLCHTVEEFNQACVQGTFNHTVLDDCTTENIVPNKTHWAVPLDRPPFYAYALKPGITFTYLGLKVEDDAAVRFNNKASRNLFVAGEMMAGNVLGQGYTAGVGMSIGTTFGRIAGKNAAHYALSQGVEHEC, via the coding sequence ATGCATGATGTAATTGTGATTGGTGGTGGGAATGCCGCACTGTGTGCCGCACTCACGGCAAAAGAAAGTGGCGCCTCTGTGCTTGTCATAGAAGCAGCACCGAAAGAATGGCGTGGTGGTAACTCACAACACACTCGTAACCTTCGCTGCATGCATGATGCTCCTCAAGATGTATTAGTCGATGCCTACCCAGAAGAAGAATATTGGCAAGACCTGCTTAAAGTGACTGCCGGAAAAACCAATGAGCACTTAGCTCGTCTCGTTATTCGTAGCACGGCGACTTGCCGCGACTGGATGCGTAAACATGGTGTAAATTTTCAGCCGCCGCTCTCAGGTGCTTTGCATGTTGCACGTACCAATGCCTTTTTTATGGGTGGCGGTAAGGCGCTTATTAATGCGTATTACCGCAGTGCCCAAGAGCTTGGTATTGAGATTTTATACAACACAAAAATTAAAGACCTAAAGTTAAACCAAGGACATTTTGAAGCTGCAATTGCGGAAGATGGTCGTGTGTTTAAAGCGAAAAGCTGTGTATTGGCCGCAGGTGGTTTTGAGTCAAATCTTGAATGGTTAAGAGAAGCATGGGGACAAAATGAAAACGGCGAATGGCCTGCCGATAATTTCATTATTCGTGGAACCCGTTTTAACCAAGGCAACTTACTCAAATTTATGATAGATCAAGGTGCCGATATTATTGGTGATCCATCGCAATCGCATTGCGTAGCCGTAGATGCACGCGCACCGTTATATGACGGCGGTATTTGTACCCGTATTGACTGCGTTTCACTGGGCATTGTGGTCAATAACAAAGCTGAACGTTTTTACGATGAAGGCGAAGACTTCTGGCCAAAACGTTATGCGATTTGGGGCCGCCTTGTTGCCAAACAACCGCAGCAAATTGCCTATTCGATTATCGACTCAAAAGCCATTGGTCGCTTTATGCCACCTGTGTTTGCGGGTGTGAAAGCAAATAGCATTCAAGAGTTAGCCGAAAAAATCGGACTAGATGCAAAAACCTTATGCCACACGGTAGAAGAATTTAATCAAGCCTGTGTACAAGGCACCTTTAACCATACTGTTTTAGATGACTGCACCACCGAAAATATTGTTCCCAACAAAACCCACTGGGCCGTTCCTCTCGATCGCCCGCCGTTCTATGCCTATGCGCTTAAACCCGGCATTACCTTTACCTATTTAGGCTTAAAAGTCGAAGACGATGCTGCTGTGCGTTTTAACAATAAAGCCAGCCGCAACCTGTTTGTCGCAGGTGAAATGATGGCAGGTAACGTACTCGGTCAGGGTTATACCGCAGGCGTTGGTATGTCGATTGGCACGACCTTTGGACGCATTGCCGGAAAAAATGCAGCCCACTATGCACTTTCACAAGGAGTTGAACATGAATGCTAG
- a CDS encoding LysR substrate-binding domain-containing protein, which yields MELKQLKYFIAVIESGSLGKAAKNLDIGTSALSQQISKLESELSIRLLQRTALGTVPTPAGLAFFQQVQLALRHLDHAVDSAHSSRLSGHVTVGFSPSVASVIGTHFLKLMRNRYPDIKVRLIEGLSGDLKALVNARQLDVAIIFSDDVDPQWAIQPLVKEQMFLISPKEVLSQYHLESCIDTQTITHSQLKELPLILPSQRHGLRLLLEQKIHQLKVAYEIDGLHLLMESISQLEMATIQPAGASLNSRQDLCLLRIVEPAIERINYLISLSEEELSPATLGTKVVIRACVTNLINEKRWPGAHLINT from the coding sequence GTGGAACTCAAACAATTAAAGTATTTTATTGCAGTGATCGAGTCAGGAAGCTTAGGTAAAGCTGCAAAAAATCTCGATATTGGAACTTCTGCATTAAGTCAACAAATCTCAAAATTAGAAAGCGAGCTTTCTATTCGCCTTTTACAACGTACTGCTTTGGGTACAGTTCCCACCCCTGCGGGTTTAGCTTTTTTTCAACAAGTTCAACTGGCACTTAGACACTTAGACCATGCGGTAGACTCTGCACACTCTTCACGTTTAAGTGGTCATGTCACCGTCGGTTTTTCGCCCAGTGTCGCATCGGTTATTGGCACGCACTTTTTAAAACTCATGAGAAACCGTTATCCAGACATTAAAGTCCGTCTCATTGAAGGCTTATCGGGTGACCTCAAGGCCTTAGTTAATGCAAGGCAGCTCGATGTCGCGATCATCTTTAGTGACGATGTCGACCCACAGTGGGCCATACAGCCTTTAGTCAAAGAACAGATGTTTTTAATCTCGCCTAAAGAAGTGCTGAGTCAGTACCATCTTGAAAGCTGCATAGACACTCAAACCATTACTCATTCACAGCTTAAAGAACTTCCGCTAATTTTACCGAGCCAACGACATGGACTGCGCTTGTTGCTCGAACAGAAAATTCATCAGCTTAAAGTGGCCTATGAAATTGATGGGCTGCATTTGTTAATGGAAAGTATTAGCCAGCTCGAAATGGCAACCATCCAACCTGCGGGCGCATCGTTAAACTCACGGCAAGACCTATGTTTACTGCGCATTGTAGAACCTGCTATTGAACGCATTAACTATTTAATTAGTCTCTCTGAAGAAGAGCTCTCACCGGCTACTTTAGGCACCAAAGTGGTTATTCGTGCTTGTGTCACCAATCTCATTAATGAAAAACGCTGGCCCGGTGCACATCTCATAAACACTTAA